One window of the Rhipicephalus microplus isolate Deutch F79 chromosome 2, USDA_Rmic, whole genome shotgun sequence genome contains the following:
- the LOC119178568 gene encoding carboxylesterase 1C, with protein sequence MRVAALTLLCLVGMLSARRPTSVQTSSGLVVGLRVKTGHHHHVNHFLGVPYAMPPVGALRFAPPQPLDDAGSAVLDASRHGPSCFQPAHLKELMSSFLDTDSEMSEDCLTLNLYVPDSGDTGRLPVIVWLPGEGFDYAIARQFDGSYLAVHSNAIVVTVNYRVSAFGFLAALTPDAPGNVGLHDQRMALRWIKKNVARFGGDPDKITVMGRFTGSMSISIHITTPIKEKLFEKAVMQSGIAVGDYVFDSDPLNTTEKLASALGCPSADFSVDMLTCLRNVSAPELLRATARIGKFFKPVMDGVLVVEEPLEVVKKGRHQAVDVIIGTNQHEGSLCFLTLQYLKSQFFERLIQNKLTTQDVADMVQFHLRDFNVRDDDVLSLLVQHEYHYQHIREGLRAQYVQFCGDMYVASHAEQMARLLAHHKKGSVYVYQFSHRPSFSKQPDFIAAAHGDDVLFAMGLVLKQHDLPKPEARLSIKLGASIGNFALNSDPSIVGGAHDLQWPEYTEENQMVMHFTTGHCAARRSVLGRAVAFWHDIVPLMKISRASALEVPAAEPHSISSSQVFVFEPSPHSLRASETTQHSTVYVVVALALCNVLLLIVSAISITKLRSTQHCRYETLEKL encoded by the exons ATGCGAGTCGCCGCTCTGACCCTTCTGTGCCTCGTAGGCATGCTTTCGGCGCGCAGGCCCACTTCCGTGCAAACGTCGTCGGGTCTGGTTGTGGGCTTGCGCGTCAAAACAGGGCATCACCACCACGTCAACCACTTTCTGGGCGTGCCGTACGCCATGCCCCCCGTGGGAGCTTTGCGATTCGCTCCGCCTCAGCCACTGGATGACGCGGGCAGCGCGGTATTGGATGCGAGCCGCCACGGACCATCTTGCTTCCAGCCGGCTCACCTGAAAGAACTGATGAGCAGCTTTTTGGACACCGACTCCGAGATGAGCGAAGACTGCCTGACCCTGAACTTGTACGTACCTGATTCGGGAGATACAGGTCGGCTGCCCGTGATCGTTTGGCTTCCTGGAGAGGGCTTCGACTACGCTATTGCTCGCCAGTTTGACGGCAGCTACTTGGCCGTTCATTCGAACGCCATAGTTGTCACGGTCAACTACAGAGTGTCTGCCTTCGGATTCCTCGCTGCACTGACACCCGATGCTCCGGGAAATGTTGGACTTCACGACCAGCGTATGGCCCTGCGGTGGATCAAGAAGAATGTCGCTCGCTTTGGTGGcgatcccgacaagattaccgtAATGGGCCGTTTCACCGGATCTATGAGCATCAGCATACACATAACCACACCGATTAAAGAGAAGCTTTTCGAGAAAGCAGTGATGCAGAGCGGCATCGCTGTAGGGGACTACGTCTTCGATTCCGATCCCCTCAATACAACGGAGAAGCTCGCCAGTGCCCTCGGCTGCCCCTCGGCTGATTTCAGCGTCGATATGCTCACATGTCTGCGAAACGTGTCGGCCCCGGAGTTGCTGCGTGCCACAGCCCGCATTGGGAAGTTTTTCAAGCCCGTGATGGACGGTGTGCTGGTCGTGGAAGAGCCGCTTGAGGTTGTGAAGAAAGGTCGTCACCAAGCCGTTGATGTCATCATCGGTACAAACCAGCATGAGGGATCGCTGTGCTTTTTAACGCTGCAGTACCTCAAGTCACAATTCTTCGAGCGCCTCATACAAAACAAGCTGACGACGCAAGATGTAGCCGACATGGTGCAGTTCCATCTGCGCGACTTCAATGTCCGAGATGATGACGTGCTTTCTTTGCTCGTTCAGCACGAGTATCACTATCAGCACATCAGAGAAGGTCTGCGAGCTCAGTATGTCCAATTCTGCGGTGACATGTACGTGGCGTCCCACGCCGAACAGATGGCCCGCCTACTAGCTCACCACAAGAAGGGCTCGGTGTACGTCTACCAGTTTTCTCACCGCCCATCATTCTCCAAACAGCCAGATTTCATTGCGGCAGCCCACGGAGACGACGTGCTCTTCGCCATGGGTCTCGTTCTCAAGCAGCACGATCTACCCAAGCCCGAGGCAAGACTGAGCATCAAGCTCGGTGCTTCCATTGGAAACTTTGCCCTCAACAG TGATCCGAGTATTGTTGGTGGCGCCCATGACCTTCAATGGCCCGAGTACACGGAGGAGAACCAAATGGTTATGCACTTCACCACTGGCCACTGCGCCGCCCGTCGCAGCGTGCTCGGCCGGGCCGTCGCCTTTTGGCACGACATCGTCCCACTCATGAAGATCTCCAGGGCCAGCGCGCTGGAAGTGCCAGCAGCCGAGCCGCACTCCATAAGCTCGTCCCAGGTCTTTGTATTCGAGCCGAGTCCACACAGCCTCCGAGCCAGTGAAACAACGCAGCATAGCACTGTCTATGTCGTTGTGGCCCTCGCCCTGTGTAATGTCCTGCTTCTAATTGTATCAGCCATCAGCATCACCAAGCTGCGCAGTACGCAGCACTGCAGGTACGAGACGCTGGAAAAGCTGTGA